Proteins from a single region of Streptomyces spectabilis:
- a CDS encoding DUF5134 domain-containing protein, with protein sequence MHGPGSASWLLVSLCAASGTYCLLRMRSRVEEQRRAAGGEALMGFGMALMAVPAAALSPPRGAWFAYAAVFAAIGLRAAWTTRRSAHHAHHLVGAAAMVYMSAAMLAAPGGGHGDTGVPALTGALLLYFTAHVLASGARLAPVGAVVTPEAGVIRWADRPELALVCRLAMSMGMIAMLLTL encoded by the coding sequence GTGCACGGACCCGGTTCGGCGAGCTGGCTGCTCGTGTCGCTCTGCGCGGCGAGCGGCACCTACTGCCTGCTGCGGATGCGCAGCCGCGTCGAGGAGCAGCGCCGCGCGGCGGGCGGCGAGGCGCTCATGGGCTTCGGCATGGCCCTGATGGCCGTCCCCGCCGCCGCACTGTCCCCTCCCCGGGGTGCGTGGTTCGCGTACGCGGCGGTGTTCGCGGCCATCGGGCTGCGCGCGGCCTGGACGACGCGGCGCTCCGCCCACCACGCCCACCACCTGGTGGGCGCGGCCGCGATGGTCTACATGTCGGCGGCGATGCTCGCCGCCCCGGGCGGCGGCCACGGCGACACGGGCGTCCCCGCGCTGACCGGCGCCCTGCTGCTGTACTTCACCGCGCACGTGCTCGCCTCGGGCGCGCGGCTCGCGCCGGTGGGGGCGGTGGTGACCCCGGAGGCCGGTGTCATCCGCTGGGCGGACCGGCCGGAGCTGGCCCTGGTGTGCCGTCTGGCGATGAGCATGGGCATGATCGCCATGCTCCTGACCCTGTGA